The nucleotide window aaaactttctgAAGACTCAATAGCTTAGTTAAGGAAATATTTgtaaccaaataaataacaattactcaaaacgattaataattaatcattctgttttgcaattattttaatacttttttggcATAGAAAGACctcaaaattaatcaaaacaagCAAgcaagtacatacatacatataaatatatagcagTTAGCACACTATAATTTTCATGAAACACATTTTTCCATTTTCGCAATAAATTTTTTTGGACTAAAATTGACACACGCACATCATATATTGTAACCATTAAAAAGGGCGAAGGAATGTCATTGAATATTGAAACCGGGTCAAACGAATTACGTTAACAAAGGACTCGgagaaaaatatcatttatatattccacGCGACAGATTTTCAGTGTCATCTCAAACAACCTACATTGCAACGAAATCTCACCTGCGTTTGACGTATGGAAAAAATAATTCGTGatgactattataaaatatacgcaCCCCCGCTCGGCCGGTCTCTTCACTCTCCTGGGCTGGGCGCTCCTTCTTCGGCCTGACATcggttttttgttttgtatcctCCAATTTTTTTGCTAGTTCATCAGCAGTCGCGAACTTTTTGACCGACTTTGACTTTTTGCGGTCTTTCTTCGCGAAGAAATCGTCCAGATCGGCCATTGTGGATTGTAAAGTATAAAATGACTTCTTTAAACTGTTTTGGGAGAAATACAGCACTACAGCAATATTGGAATAAAATGAATAAGGGGGAAACCAAATGATCCCCCGGAATGATTTTAGTGGCAAGCGTGGCCgactgtttcttttttttttagtggcAGTATTCAGTGCTGCCACTTATTCACTTTAAaaactactatttttaataatggctATCAAATTGTGTatctaaagttaattattataccatcatttaaattatttgactaaatgcaaacaagaaaaaatactgttatttctatattaaaattttgcacagCCATTTTGTAACTAGTCTTctgtttagattttttaatcaCAAGTTCCAATTGATAGATTATTAGCGTGGGACCTTAGTATGATcaacgaattaaaattatattgtctaCTTCTTTCTTATGctgaaattatttatgattctttttttattaaatttaatattgtgatAGAATTACAAAAATGACGAAGAAATAAACTCAAATGAAtcgttattaaaacattaattgttactttttatggCTAAAAGCGATctcagaaattttaaataaaaaatactagttttatcacgtattataataaataactcctTACTGATGTATAAATTAACAGTTATGGGATTTTGTTATCGACAAGTTCATattaagcatatatttttttatgtcccaataaaaattgaaatattcaaaaataaaatattataatttaaagcaaattgtacgtttattctaaaatatgatACCTCAAACCCAGGTAAATAAAGTATTGCACTAACTTCGTTGTAGAAAATTATAGAGGCATTTCGAAATAATCGGATAATACCTACATCAGTATTTGAACGTTTTATCACAAAATGGTCAGTCGTATCGGAATCAAGCTATAGTCAATATCCTTATCTAATCTCCCGATTACCTGTCCATCTAGTAGTTTCAGCtagttttaaagtaataaagacgCAAAATGTTGGGCACCGTAGCAAGAACCACACTTTTGGGTAGAAATGTTATGAGGAACATCGTAAGGAATGGGTCCCATGGTGGAATCCCTGgggaggtaattttttttttattacgtaatgtCATCACACTTCACTTATCAAGTTCACTTTTAACCAAAAAATTGAAGATATTTTGTTACTATTGTTcagaatattcatatttatattatatatatatatatatattcatattatgtatatttcatattaaattactagAAGAGACTATTATCTACTatcgataattaaaaatacatttaaaattatcgttGTATTCTCTAGTAATGCACTGCAACGTAACCAGTGTTTCATTTTTgactttcataattaatataaatgggTAAACTATTCTATCAACTGTTTAaacacattataatataatctcgcTGAGAAAATAACACAACATCTTCTATATTGTGTTATTTTCTATACTCATACTAAGCACTTGAACAATCTTGGAACATATTTGGTGACTTTGAGCTTAGAATGATCGTTACATCCCTATATTTTCtgattcaacttttttttaactgtctactttttctttatatgtcttgtatattatttgtaatgattCGCTAAATGGCAGTTCCACCGTAACTGGTTCTGTCGTGTTTTGGTCAaagagtgaatgagccagtataagaACAGGCATGGACATTACATATTAGTTCCcttagtagtttatttttttacagttccAGTATCTATAAGCAATCTTCCACGAAGCATCTtacatctatataaataatatatgcaataattttttaaatgttcaattCCAGAACCTTCCGTTCGACATCCACAACCGTAAGAAGATAACCTTCCACTTCTTCTGGTTCACACTCACTGGCATTGCTGCGCCCTTCCTCATCGTCTTGCATCAGCTAAGGAAGAAGTAATGTAAGTATtggcataataattaatagttaactAATAAACGGCATCGTAATCTTACGTTTTTAAGCCATTATCACCCATAATTGTATAcgtactaaaatttattttgacgatggtcatgtttttaatttaaatatgcataaggcacggaaattaattatttttaatctatatgcTTATTATTCCAGATGTcattcttacaaaaaaaaaaaaacaattttgaattatttgttgCCGTTAAAATTTTAGCATCTCTCGAATGTGTCACCCGGCCCCGGTAGCGTAAATAGTAAATTACTAAATTCCCTTTAATGAACCGTCTGACATTGATATACAAATGATTTGAGACGTAGACATAAAACACCCACTATTCGATTCCAGGCAACAggcaaaatatttaagataattaatttttaaaaaggacGGTACGTGATCTTTGGAGAGTATGTTACGATGTataattttacgtatttaaaGATAAGGATGcaacataaatatactatttcacTATTTATGTATTCAAGAATCCAATCGTAATGATATTTAACAATGAAGTTGtcgtttttacatttaaaatcaaaactaaacaaacataataacttgTATACGatgaatagaataattattttattatacaataatagttacgctcttttaatttgtattagataaataaaattccgAAAGCtgacaatattaacttaaaataaaataacaacgaATTGTACCGTACGGTTCCGTACACTGAATAAATACCAAACGCTGTCGCCAAAACTcgttacatttgtaattttaaaccATTTTGAAAATTACCCCCGAAAAAACAGACAGgcaaaaataaacacaatggCTGTTTTGGCTAATATTACCttaaaaagacaaaaatgttgtaattaCCAAttgatactaattttatttatttgtatagatactttaaaaacattagaatttaaaaacatgaaaataaaaaaacagcttaaaaacaaaattcaagcaAAGCAACGTAGCAAAGGCGTTTAaaattcacaatatttttatcataaactatCTAAATGTAAGATGcactaaagtattttaaaacaaacacgaTGTAAACTTGATGCAAGTTTGTTGACAatgcataattaaatattgacatttatCGTTCACCTTCAGTTCAGATTGTTTGCCTTAgctttgtgttattttaaaatcaatgtcaTTACTGTATTTActattgttgaaaataatttgaaattatatttctcCAATTCTCGAACTGCAACTAATATTACTCATAATGGAGACGTATATCATTTCTAGAATAATATCTAAGACCAACAAaaatacagtattttatttagtaaagctATTCTGTGAATTCAGTAGAGATGAAACGGATAACAGTTTGGCCGGATACCGGATATCGGATATTCGGCCACCCATGTGACCGGATATCCGGGTATCCGGCCGCTGGATATCGCATTATTCTTCGTGGGCAGCTAATGTCAAACAATACTCAATTTTAACAAAGTTTGCCAAAATCTACCTTTCTGCACCTTGCAGCAGGATGTATAGCGAAAAACTTTTTTCTGAAGCTGGCCTTATTTATGAAGAGAAACGCAACCGCCTGCTACCTCTCAATGCAGAGAAATTACTATTAGtactaattcattcattttctttgtatttgtattaactagttatatttaaattaagtgatACTAAGACTAACTAAAGAATTACccaaaaatttgtttttttatccagttttttttattcagccgGATGTCTATCCGGTATTCAAATAGTAGCTATCCGGTATTCGGCTGGATAGTATTATGGCGGCCGGATAGGCCGGATACCGGATAGTTACGGGATATCCGTTTGATCTCTAGAATTCAGTCTATAACTAGATCGTGATATgtcagaaaattataaatatgtatatttgtcaTTGACACTACATTGATTAGAagttaaagttataatatttcgaGGACACACTAGTCAAAAAAGTGTATCACTTtatgtatagatagatataaaaaaaaatcaacaatgtCGAACGAGTGTTGTGtcaaatttgtttgaaaatagcGTTACAGGACAATGGGTAGTTCTACGATTACAATAACATCTTGAGACGATTGGGATTCAGCTTgcattaattaaactaaagaAAAAGTAATACCTACGGTACTTATTTGTAAGGCAAGAAGTAAAGaacatagtataataatatattatattctttaataatatacactatGCTTATGCTATGTTCGCGATcagttaaaaaaatcgaataaatattataaaaaaaatatactctgTATTTAATGTTCTTTTGATTATTTCGGATGTATTATTTGATTCATTCATTAATTCGTTGTCTTCTTTATTTCTATTACAAGTTCaacgttaatttgttttttattatattatttgtctatATCTCGttttttgaaatacattttatatatgtatctatttttctttatttcaggTAAATTTTTACTTCGATTATTAagctattttatgtaaatttgtaGTATAAACATTATTcctcaatgaaaataaattaatttaaaaggatattgggttttatttcatattaaaattatagttgcGTTCAAAAACTAGCGAAGAGATGTATGCCGACGAACGCAGTGgtagttttgtaaaaaaaaaacttacgacTGCGACAGAATATTGAATTTTCACACATTTTGCTGAAATAGTCTTACGAAAATCATCAAAATGCTGGGTCCTTTAGCTCGTTCTTCCAACAAAATTGGAAGGAATGTTATGACAAATTTCATCAGGAACCACTCCCATGGTGGAGTCCCTGGCGAGGTAAGTTCCAAATTCAAACAGTTAAACATTACATAATCTacgttttatgaaaataattatttgtctttTGTTTATAGTTGGTAAGTTAGATCAATGGTCTCctttttaaatgacaaaaataagAAGATAATTAAGTTTGTCTTTGTTTGTAATTTccaaaaattgattttttttatatgtaggttATATTACAGTGATATATTTGAGTACATATAAATCCTTGGAAATTATAGTTAAGCATATGATTCATTTGCTCtcttgttatatattaagttaatcatacatatatttttttttaataataattttaatactcaaGCTATTTATTAAGAGAAATAAGCACAACATGACATTGTTAAACAGTAATCtaggacattttttttattttttaaattatacttttcatttaataatatataatatgttgttatgTTCCATTCTAGAATCTCCCATTTGACATCTCCAACCGGTACAAGCTGACAGCTATGTTCATGGTCTATGTCGGTTCAGGTCTTTCTGCTCCCTTCCTTATTTGCCGCCATCAGCTTCTCAAGAAGTAAATAGTaagtaaaagttaattttataaaccaaAGATTTAATAACATTCCTGACTAGAAACACAAAACCACACACAAATGCGTGTGGGAACTACACTCATGGCATAATCAcactataaattgtatttaatgtttatcTTTGATGGTAGAATGTATGTATGGTACAGTATTAGTGGTACTGACCTACTATCACCCTGACTAGATATCTTAAAAATCTAttagtttatgtatatttggatacattataaaaatcaatttggagaaaaaaaaaaaaaagcttttttttaaattatttgaagtattcaaatattgagtaggaaaatgttttttactttattgtttCAAGTGTATAACtctataataaatcaaaaaatacattaatccaTTCGTCTTAGAATAAGTTACATTGTATcaatttttaatgacaatttttcAGTTATTCAATATAGCATTGCCTTCTATAGTGTTTCCATTAGGCATGTGTTCgatatatc belongs to Vanessa tameamea isolate UH-Manoa-2023 chromosome 28, ilVanTame1 primary haplotype, whole genome shotgun sequence and includes:
- the LOC113391927 gene encoding cytochrome c oxidase subunit 7C, mitochondrial-like; the encoded protein is MLGPLARSSNKIGRNVMTNFIRNHSHGGVPGENLPFDISNRYKLTAMFMVYVGSGLSAPFLICRHQLLKK